The following coding sequences lie in one Helicoverpa zea isolate HzStark_Cry1AcR chromosome 2, ilHelZeax1.1, whole genome shotgun sequence genomic window:
- the LOC124643281 gene encoding uncharacterized protein LOC124643281: protein MKTQIFLGFLIWASAQALDSGDNKFMKDYAMLKIYESCFGTQLLKQITKELKDAYAKCSTAPPMKEPLNSHIPPLFLSKLPPGFSMDPNSQTITKPLDGAAHNKDEEIDIQDQGPPPQKQTMGGVLTFRPHGVNGPFPQPQAAVPPYVIPAQFRPYSANPYYQMPYSSPVFFPPNMPGYNPYFAAQQQYQQPFFQQQQPFFGNNRMSRHLGLRARLGLNARAQSGQNVTCVMQELGYIDSNMEPNYEQITQRINNLPVSSELKGDIQEGLQFCQKFSQCVPEDKRDIVPRPQEQIRAIFFFRCYKHKKLEACIMKDINEHFNKEYMFDSDTDFALSRSARSVRDVPLRDPSLEALEEMEVYLYDYLSGGGGFDFDLYI, encoded by the exons ATCTACGAAAGCTGCTTCGGCACACAGCTTTTGAAACAAATAACCAAAGAGTTAAAAGACGCTTACGCAAAATGTTCAACAGCGCCACCTATGAAGGAACCGTTGAACTCGCACATACCGCCGCTATTCCTCAGCAAGCTACCGCCCGGCTTTTCCATGGACCCGAACTCGCAAACCATCACAAAgccgctagatggcgctgctCACAATAAAGACGAAGAAATTGATATTCAAGATCAAGGACCTCCaccacaaaaacaaacaatggGTGGAGTTTTGACTTTCAGACCTCATGGAGTAAAT ggtcCATTCCCCCAGCCCCAGGCCGCAGTCCCGCCATACGTGATCCCGGCCCAGTTCCGGCCTTACAGCGCGAACCCTTACTACCAGATGCCATACAGCTCACCAGTATTCTTCCCGCCCAATATGCCAGGATACAACCCTTACTTCGCAGCTCAGCAGCAGTACCAACAGCCCTTCTTCCAACAACAACAGCCTTTCTTTGGGAATAATCGGATGTCT CGTCACCTCGGCCTGAGAGCCCGTCTTGGCCTGAACGCCAGGGCCCAATCCGGGCAGAACGTGACCTGCGTGATGCAAGAACTAGGCTACATCGACAGCAATATGGAGCCCAACTACGAACAGATAACACAGAGGATCAACAACCTGCCCGTGTCGAGTGAGCTGAAGGGCGACATACAAGAAGGCCTGCAGTTCTGTCAGAAGTTCTCG CAATGCGTTCCTGAAGACAAGCGTGACATAGTGCCGCGCCCACAGGAGCAGATCAGAGCTATCTTCTTCTTCCGCTGTTACAAG CACAAGAAACTGGAGGCGTGCATCATGAAGGACATCAATGAGCATTTCAACAAGGAGTACATGTTCGACTCTGACACTGATTTCGC CCTATCCCGGTCAGCCCGCTCAGTTCGTGACGTGCCTCTCCGAGACCCGAGCCTCGAAGCCCTGGAAGAGATGGAAGTATACCTCTATGACTACCTGAGCGGAGGAGGTGGCTTCGACTTCGACCTGTACATTTAA